The sequence below is a genomic window from Lelliottia sp. JS-SCA-14.
GATGACGGAGCTTCTCGACAGCGAGCAACGTCAGGGCGTGATGATCGAGCAACACGTGGAAGCCGAACTGGCAAACGACCCGCCTAACGATTTGATGTGGTGGCGCAGGCTGTTTCGCGCTATCGACAAGTGGGCGCCGCCCGGACAACGCCTGCTGCTGGTCACCAGCGAAGGCCGCGTGATTGGCGCGGAACGCAATGAAATGCAGATCATCCGCAACTTCATTGGCCAGGCGGATAACGCCGATCACCCGCAGAAAAAGAAATATGGTCGGGTAGAGATGGTAGGGCCATTTTCCATCAAGGATGGGGAAGATAATTACCAACTCTATCTGATTCGCCCGGCGAGCAGCTCCCAGACCGACTTTATCAACCTGCTGTTTGACCGACCGCTGCTGCTGCTGATTGTCACCATGCTGCTGAGTTCTCCCCTGCTGTTATGGCTGGCGTGGAGCCTGGCGAAACCGGCGCGTAAGCTGAAAAACGCCGCCGATGAAGTGGCGCAGGGCAACCTGCGACAGCACCCGGAACTGGAAGCCGGGCCGCAAGAGTTCCTCGCCGCCGGGGCCAGTTTTAACCAGATGGTGACCGCGCTCGAGCGAATGATGACCACTCAGCAACGCCTGCTGTCGGACATCTCCCACGAGCTGCGCACGCCGCTGACGCGCTTACAGCTGGGCACCGCGCTGCTGCGTCGTCGCAGTGGTGAGAGCAAAGAGCTGGAGCGTATCGAGATGGAAGCGCATCGTCTGGACAGCATGATCAACGATCTGCTGGTGATGTCGCGCAATCAGCAGAAAAACGCGCTGGTGAGCGAAACGGTGAAAGCCAATCACCTGTGGCACGAGGTGCTGGACAACGCGGCGTTTGAAGCGGAACAGATGGGCAAGTCGTTCACCGTCAACTTCCCGCCTGGCCCATGGCCGCTGTACGGTAACCCCAACACGCTGGAGAGCGCGCTGGAGAATATCGTGCGTAACGCCCTGCGGTACTCGCATACGAAGATTGAGGTGGCGTTCTCGGTCGATAAAGACGGCATCACCATCAACGTGGATGATGACGGTCCTGGCGTGAGCCCGGAAGACCGCGAGCAGATTTTCCGTCCGTTCTATCGCACCGATGAAGCGCGCGATCGCGAATCCGGTGGGACAGGGCTGGGGCTGGCGATTGTTGAGACCGCCATTCAGCAGCATCGCGGCTGGGTGAAGGCCGATGATAGTCCGCTTGGTGGATTGCGGTTGACGCTGTGGTTGCCGCTGTACAAGCGTTCGTAGTCGCTGTGGTGCCGGGTGGCGGCTGCGCCTTACCCGGCCTACAGGTTCGGTTTGGGTTTTGTAGGCCCGGTAAGCGTAGCGCCACCGGGCAACGCAAGCCGCACGGAACCCCCTATTTCCCCCACAACCTCCGTGAATTATCCTCGATCTGTGCGCTAATACGCCGCTTCTGCATCGTTCTCGTCCAACTGGTGGATAACCCCGCTGCCGACAACAAACGACGATACTGCTCATCATCAAACGGCATATGCCACGCAATCGCGCAGGCATCATAAACCGACACATCGCTCAGGCGAGAAGCCAGCTCCAGGGGCGCATCTGCCGACACCTGCCCTGCCAGAATCACCCGATACAGCCAGCCGGTTTTACCCGCCGTTTGCAGCTGCGCGGAC
It includes:
- the cpxA gene encoding envelope stress sensor histidine kinase CpxA gives rise to the protein MIGSLTARIFAIFWLTLALVLMLVLMLPKLDSRQMTELLDSEQRQGVMIEQHVEAELANDPPNDLMWWRRLFRAIDKWAPPGQRLLLVTSEGRVIGAERNEMQIIRNFIGQADNADHPQKKKYGRVEMVGPFSIKDGEDNYQLYLIRPASSSQTDFINLLFDRPLLLLIVTMLLSSPLLLWLAWSLAKPARKLKNAADEVAQGNLRQHPELEAGPQEFLAAGASFNQMVTALERMMTTQQRLLSDISHELRTPLTRLQLGTALLRRRSGESKELERIEMEAHRLDSMINDLLVMSRNQQKNALVSETVKANHLWHEVLDNAAFEAEQMGKSFTVNFPPGPWPLYGNPNTLESALENIVRNALRYSHTKIEVAFSVDKDGITINVDDDGPGVSPEDREQIFRPFYRTDEARDRESGGTGLGLAIVETAIQQHRGWVKADDSPLGGLRLTLWLPLYKRS